The Synechococcus sp. RS9916 DNA segment GATCACCCCATTGCTGTCCGGGCCGGTGGTTTCGTGGATCACCCGGCTGCCGAATTCCCCCGCCAGTTCACTGGTCAGGCGATGACGCAGCGCGTCATCGTTGAGTAGCACCACGGTGAGCCCTGCTCTGCCGAGGATGAGTCGACGCGCTTGGTCGAGGAGGTGTTCAGCAAAGATCTCCGAGTTGGGGAGTGGCTGGCGACGGGGGGCGAAGAGCGGCAACGGCTCCAGCAACGACGGCTCGCGCAGGTGCACGCAGACATCCAGTTCCACCCCGGTCGCCTCCAGTTCCTGTTGAAGCTGATCGGCCTGGCCGTTGGCGCTAATCAGCAGATTGGGCTGGCCTTGCAGCAAGGTTTGTAGTTCCTGGAGCGGTTCCAGGACATCCAGGTGCCACTGCCACTGCAGCAGGCGATGGTCGAGGGCGGCCCAGCTCACCCAGCGATCCCCATGGGTGTCGAGCAGCTTGGGCCATGGATCAGGAAGCGGACCCAGCATCCGCACCAGATCATTGAGGGCCTGGAGTTCGCTGCCATCGAGCCGCACCTGGGCATCGCATCGGGGGGCCTGGGAAAACAGGCGCCGGCTGAGGCGTTCGTGCAGGTCGAGCAGCGCCGCATCAGCACATGGATGGGCTTGGCGCAGCTGTTCCCAGTCGCCGGGACCGATGGTGATGGACAAGGCCTCGCGCAGGCGTTGGCTGAAGTGTTCGGCTTCGGGGATCACCAGCTGGTGGTCGGCGTTCAGCAGCCCCCGCTGATGGGCTTGCACCAGCCTGGCCGTTGACAGCACCCAGAGTTGATCCCCTTCGGGAGGGGTCTCCGCTGTCCAGCAGGCCAGCTTGAAGCCTGCATCACGCAGCCGGGGCAGTTCCAGCTGCAGGAGCCTTTTCTGTAGAGGCTCTTCCAGCACTAAAACGGCCCGGCGGCTTTGGAGGCACAAAGGCACGAGGACACCGAGCCACCACTGCTCCTGGCTCCCGGGAACCAATTGGAACAAGGCCTGATCGCGGCGCCGCAAGCCTCGTGCGATCAGACGACTGAGGGTGAGGTGGTGAGGCCAGGTGGATTGATCCCGCTGCAGCAGGTGCTTGAGATGCTGATGGGCGAGCGCTTCCAGCATCGACAAAGCCTAGTGGGGCTGCTCCAGGACCACTGTTCGTGGGTGACCGTTGCGCGGCAGCGTCGACCAACATGGATGCGATTGGTGTGGAAGGGGATGCAGCACGTGGCCACTGGCACAACGGCACTGCCTGCAACGGTCGGGCTGGTGGGGCTTGGCTTAATCGGTGGGTCCCTTGGCCTTGATCTTCAGGCGCTCGGTTGCCGTGTTCGAGGGGTGGCTCACCGGCAGGAGACGGCGGATCGCGCCCTAGAACGCGGATTGGTGCAAGCGGTCAGTACGGATCCGCAAACTCTCCAGGGTTGTGAGCTGGTGATTCTTGCTTTGCCGTTGGAGCGTCTGCTGGATCCAGACCCCGCTCTTGTCGCGGCGCTCCCACAGGATGCCGTGGTGACCGATGTGGGATCGGTGAAGGGGGCTGTGCTGGAGACATGGGGCGCCTTGCATCCTCACTTTGTGGCCAGTCATCCGATGGCCGGTACAGCGGAATCCGGTGTGGAAGCCGGCCTCCATCACCTGTTCCGGGGACGTCCCTGGGTGGCGACTCCCTGTCCCAGCACTGATATGGCGGCTCTCGCCATGGTGGAAGCGGTTGCCCGCGCGCTGGGCAGTCACTGGTTGGTGGCGGAAGCTGAGCGCCACGACCAGGCCGTGGCCTTGATTTCCCATGTGCCGGTGTTGGTCAGTGCGGCGTTGCTGCAAGCGGTGGGATCGGAGCGGGATCCCTCCGTGCTGGCGTTGGCCCGACAACTGGCCTCCAGCGGCTTCGCCGATACAACCCGCGTTGGCGGTGGCAATCCTCAGTTGGGTACGGCGATGGCCGCGCGCAACACCGCCGCCGTTCTGCGCGGTTTGGCTGCCTACCGCTGGAGCCTGGAACAGCTGGAAGAGGCGATTTTGGAGTCCAATTGGGAGCAGTTAGAGAGCGTGCTGAATCACACCAAGGCGTTGCGTCCTGAGTTCCTCTGATCGCGTCAGCCCCCGCGCGGATCGTTTCGCTTTCTTTAGCGGAGGGTCAACGATTGTCCCCGCGCGGCCATTAGCTGTTGGCAGGCCATCAGCGCCGACAGGCTGACTCCGGCAGTGCCTTCTCCGGGGTAGATCGAATCACCGCAGAGCCAGAGGTCAGGCATCGGCGTGCGGCTGGCGAGGCCAAAGGGGCCAAAGCGGCTGGGGTGTTGGCCGAGCCCACCAACGATTCCCTGGGGCCGTCCGGTCCAGTGGGCAAAGGCCCTGGGGGTGGAGAGCTCGACGTGATTCCAGGCGTCTGACGGGAAGCCGAGCCAATGCTCGAGCGTGCTGCACATCTTCTGCAGCGCGCTGGCCTTGCGTTCCTGGTGTTCCGTTTCCGATAGATCAACCCATCGATCTGGGTCGGTGAACACACTGGCGATCACGGTGGCTTGACCTTTCGGGGCACGACCATCTCCATCTCGGCTGATGGACACGAACAGGGAGCCAGGATCCTGCCCATCCCGTTGCAGGTGGGCGGGGCAGTCAGCAGGCAAGCAATCACGATTCACCGCGCCGTAAAGCACCAGTGCACCGCTCGGTGCTTTCAACCTGTTGATGCGCTGCTTGTATCCCTCAGGCATCGGCGTCAGCGCTGGCAGGCATTGGGGCGGAAGACTGCTGATCAACTCGTTGCAGTGCAAGCTCTGGCGACGACCATCGGGATGTTGGCTGTGCACACGCCATCCGTCCGCGTCGCAGCGTTCCAGCTGGGTGACCCGCTGGCGCAGTTGAATCGTGCCTCCGTCACGGCGCACCGCACCGGCGAGTTGCTCGCTCAACACCTGCATCGATCCCTGCAGATGCCAAAGCCCCAGGGGGGCTTGCACCATTTGCAGCACGGTGGCGCCGTAGAGCGCTGCGGTGCGCTCACAGGGCTCTTGGGAGTACAGCCGCAGCTGGAGGTCGAGGAAGCGGCGCAGGCGTTGTTGCTGAGCGCAGCCGGTGAGTCGCAGCAGATCCGCTACGGTCATCAGACTGAATGGGGCGCTGGCCAGGGTGCCGAGTCCGACGGCTTGCAGGGTGCGCTGGAGATCCCAGCCGCTGCGGACCGGTAGCACTGGATCCTGTTCGGCAAACGACCAGTTGTGGCGGTGCAGCCAGGCACAGAGGGCCCAGAACCGTTCTGAACCAGGAAATTGCCGCAGCCGTTCCTGGTGCCAGCGGGTCGGCTCGTGCCAAATCCTGATCGGATCACTGCCGTCGGCGAGATCCACAACGCAGCCGGGATCGAGCTGCTCTGCAGCGGGGAGCGGCAACTGCAGGTGGCGGAAGATGCGCGCATGGCTGCCACCGACCTCAAAGCCTGCGACCTGGGTGGCGCCGACATCAAAGGTGTAAGGCCCTCGCCGGAACGTACCGGCGCAGCCGCCTAGTTGGTGATGCGCCTCGAGCAGGGTCACGCGGGTGCCTGCATGGGCGAGCAGGGCGGCAGCGGTGAGACCGGCGATGCCACCGCCGATCACGATCACGTCCTGGTCGTGCTCCATGGCGGCATGCTGGCAGTGCAGCGGGTGGGGCCGTGGATGCAGCCTGAATTGGAACGACTCCTGAAGGCCGATTCGGCGTTGTTGGCCGGGGCCAGCCTGGATCAGTGCCATGCCCTTGGTGGGGGCTGCAGTCAGCAGGCCTGGCGGTTGCAGCTCAGCGATGGTCGCTGTTTGTTTGCGAAGCAGGGTGACGCGGCGATGCTTGAAGCCGAGCAGATGGGTTTGGCTGCGCTGCA contains these protein-coding regions:
- the crtD gene encoding C-3',4' desaturase CrtD, with product MEHDQDVIVIGGGIAGLTAAALLAHAGTRVTLLEAHHQLGGCAGTFRRGPYTFDVGATQVAGFEVGGSHARIFRHLQLPLPAAEQLDPGCVVDLADGSDPIRIWHEPTRWHQERLRQFPGSERFWALCAWLHRHNWSFAEQDPVLPVRSGWDLQRTLQAVGLGTLASAPFSLMTVADLLRLTGCAQQQRLRRFLDLQLRLYSQEPCERTAALYGATVLQMVQAPLGLWHLQGSMQVLSEQLAGAVRRDGGTIQLRQRVTQLERCDADGWRVHSQHPDGRRQSLHCNELISSLPPQCLPALTPMPEGYKQRINRLKAPSGALVLYGAVNRDCLPADCPAHLQRDGQDPGSLFVSISRDGDGRAPKGQATVIASVFTDPDRWVDLSETEHQERKASALQKMCSTLEHWLGFPSDAWNHVELSTPRAFAHWTGRPQGIVGGLGQHPSRFGPFGLASRTPMPDLWLCGDSIYPGEGTAGVSLSALMACQQLMAARGQSLTLR
- a CDS encoding prephenate/arogenate dehydrogenase codes for the protein MQHVATGTTALPATVGLVGLGLIGGSLGLDLQALGCRVRGVAHRQETADRALERGLVQAVSTDPQTLQGCELVILALPLERLLDPDPALVAALPQDAVVTDVGSVKGAVLETWGALHPHFVASHPMAGTAESGVEAGLHHLFRGRPWVATPCPSTDMAALAMVEAVARALGSHWLVAEAERHDQAVALISHVPVLVSAALLQAVGSERDPSVLALARQLASSGFADTTRVGGGNPQLGTAMAARNTAAVLRGLAAYRWSLEQLEEAILESNWEQLESVLNHTKALRPEFL